The genomic interval ATTTCTTGATTAATTAAAATTGATGATAGTGAAAGATATCTGCTTTGCGGCAAACCGCGTAGTGAATTGTTTCCGCCGAGGAAAATTAGGTTTTGATAATCTTCATTTTTAAGTCCGAATATTTTTTGTACACGCAGTCTTGTTGCGGAAATAATTTCCGGATCAAAAAAACTGAAATAAGTTTGAAATAAGAATTCGGTTTTAAAAAAATTATTTCCCAAATTATTGATAACTTCGGCGTATTCATTATTCAATTGCAGAAGAATACCTTGTTTTGGATTAATAAAATTCTCCCTACTGTCGAATCTGAAACTTGCTAAATATGAAATATGCTCAACTGAAGTTGGATGTTTTAACTGTAGTATTCCAGCTTTTTCAAAATTATAACAGGTGATACTGCGCAACTGTATTCCGGCTTCGGCAATTAATTTTTCGGTAAATGCGCGGCTAATAATAGCTTTAATTTCAATGGGTTCTCGGATATATTTTTCGTTCTTAATTTTAGATGAGTTTTGGCTAAATGAAAGTTCATGCTTTGTCGGATAATATAAGTAATTTATGTATT from Ignavibacteriota bacterium carries:
- a CDS encoding BamA/TamA family outer membrane protein, with protein sequence MNFSKITSGILFCWSLFLGNSIGQTISNADKSEWEIFPIINYDTDVGFGFGAKGYLYNFADFNESFDITIYNSTKGERWYQLYFSYPDIQRRQGRKYNFAVDLVADYDKYINYLYYPTKHELSFSQNSSKIKNEKYIREPIEIKAIISRAFTEKLIAEAGIQLRSITCYNFEKAGILQLKHPTSVEHISYLASFRFDSRENFINPKQGILLQLNNEYAEVINNLGNNFFKTEFLFQTYFSFFDPEIISATRLRVQKIFGLKNEDYQNLIFLGGNNSLRGLPQSRYLSLSSILINQEIRFHIWKRISGIAGIDVGNSPSTPHWIINPVTGLRFNMDNFIVRFDVGFSKDNIGIYFNFGQLF